A single window of Jiangella alkaliphila DNA harbors:
- a CDS encoding 3' terminal RNA ribose 2'-O-methyltransferase Hen1: MLLTLTSTAAHASDLGYLLHKHPERVQSFELSVGVAHVFYPEATDERCTVALLLEVDPVELVRGRRFGGDALSLAQYVNDRPYAASSMLSVALGRVFGSALKGRCDARPELVGVPLPLEVHVPALPSRGGADVVSGLFEPLGWSVSATVRPLDPELPAWGDSRYVDVVLRGTLPLDQALSHLYVLLPVLDGAKHYWVSSDEVDKLIRSGGSWLQAHPERDAIVKRYLAHKRGFVADALARLAELDESAEVDVVTSDDADETEEVDPPALVPLSTLRKAAVVEQLKAAGAQRVVDLGCGEGALLRELLADPSFTEIVGADVAPRVLERAAGRLHLDRMGDRQRARITLLQSSVIYRDDRLAGFDAVVLMEVVEHVDPERLPDLERTVFGHARPRTVVVTTPNAEYNVLFEGLAAGTMRHSDHRFEWTRAEFADWAERVAAAHGYTVAYAAVGEPDPGAGPPTQLATFTRTEAPA, translated from the coding sequence GTGCTGCTGACCCTGACCTCGACCGCCGCCCACGCCAGCGACCTCGGCTACCTGCTGCACAAGCATCCCGAGCGGGTGCAGAGTTTCGAGTTGAGCGTCGGCGTCGCGCACGTCTTCTACCCGGAGGCGACCGACGAGCGGTGCACTGTCGCGCTGCTGCTCGAGGTCGACCCGGTCGAGCTCGTGCGCGGCCGGCGGTTCGGCGGCGACGCGCTCAGCCTGGCGCAGTACGTCAACGATCGGCCGTACGCGGCGTCGTCGATGCTGTCGGTGGCGCTGGGCCGGGTGTTCGGGTCGGCGCTGAAGGGCCGCTGCGACGCCCGGCCGGAGCTGGTCGGCGTGCCGCTGCCGCTGGAGGTGCACGTCCCGGCGCTGCCGTCGCGCGGTGGCGCCGACGTCGTGAGCGGGCTGTTCGAGCCGCTCGGCTGGTCGGTGTCGGCGACGGTGCGGCCGCTGGACCCGGAGCTGCCCGCGTGGGGCGACTCCCGCTACGTCGACGTCGTGCTGCGCGGCACGCTGCCGCTGGACCAGGCGCTGTCGCACCTGTACGTGCTGCTGCCGGTGCTCGACGGCGCGAAGCACTACTGGGTGAGCAGCGACGAGGTCGACAAGCTGATCCGCAGCGGCGGGTCCTGGCTGCAGGCGCACCCCGAGCGCGACGCGATCGTCAAGCGCTACCTCGCGCACAAGCGCGGCTTCGTCGCCGACGCGCTGGCCCGGCTGGCCGAACTGGACGAGTCGGCCGAGGTGGACGTCGTGACCAGCGACGATGCCGACGAGACCGAGGAGGTCGACCCGCCCGCGCTGGTGCCGCTGTCGACGCTGCGCAAGGCGGCCGTCGTCGAGCAGTTGAAGGCGGCCGGGGCTCAGCGCGTCGTCGACCTCGGTTGCGGCGAGGGGGCGCTGCTGCGCGAGCTGCTGGCCGACCCGTCGTTCACCGAGATCGTCGGCGCCGACGTCGCGCCGCGGGTGCTGGAGCGCGCGGCCGGGCGGCTACACCTGGACCGCATGGGTGATCGGCAGCGAGCCCGCATCACGCTGCTGCAGTCCTCGGTCATCTACCGCGACGACCGCCTGGCCGGCTTCGACGCCGTCGTGCTGATGGAGGTCGTCGAGCACGTCGACCCGGAGCGGCTGCCCGATCTCGAGCGGACGGTGTTCGGGCACGCGCGGCCGCGCACGGTCGTCGTCACCACGCCGAACGCCGAGTACAACGTGCTGTTCGAAGGGCTGGCGGCCGGCACCATGCGCCATTCCGACCACCGGTTCGAGTGGACCCGGGCCGAGTTCGCCGACTGGGCCGAGCGGGTCGCCGCCGCGCACGGATACACCGTCGCCTACGCCGCCGTCGGGGAGCCCGATCCCGGCGCGGGGCCGCCGACCCAGCTCGCCACCTTCACCCGGACGGAGGCGCCCGCATGA
- a CDS encoding SDR family oxidoreductase: MRVFVTGASGWIGSAVTDELLADGHEVLGLARSDQSAAALAAKGAAVHRGSLDDLDSLAAGAAAADGVIHLAFKHDFSDYAAAGRTEHAAVQRMLDGLADSGRPFLLASGMAGAAEGRPLTEDDASPHHGADSLRGGAENLALQYAGRGVRAVAVRFAPTVHGMGDPGFVSTLTTIAKERGAAGYVGDGATAWAAVHRSDAARLVRLALEKAQAGSRVHAAAEGSLLSRDIAAALGGHLGLPTASVAAEDAEAHFGWMARFFGAELTASSVRTTELLGWTPTSPTLFEDIAAGAY, encoded by the coding sequence ATGCGCGTCTTCGTCACCGGAGCCTCCGGCTGGATCGGCTCGGCCGTCACCGACGAGCTCCTCGCCGACGGTCACGAGGTCCTCGGTCTCGCCCGCTCCGACCAGTCCGCCGCCGCCCTCGCGGCCAAGGGCGCTGCCGTCCATCGCGGCAGCCTCGACGACCTCGACAGCCTGGCGGCCGGAGCGGCGGCCGCCGACGGCGTCATCCACCTGGCGTTCAAGCACGACTTCTCGGACTACGCCGCCGCGGGCCGCACCGAGCATGCGGCCGTCCAGCGCATGCTCGACGGGCTCGCGGACAGCGGCCGGCCGTTCCTGCTCGCGTCGGGCATGGCGGGAGCCGCCGAGGGGCGCCCGCTGACCGAGGACGACGCGTCGCCGCACCACGGCGCCGACTCGCTGCGTGGCGGCGCCGAGAACCTCGCGCTGCAGTACGCCGGCCGCGGCGTCCGTGCGGTCGCGGTGCGCTTCGCCCCGACCGTGCACGGCATGGGCGACCCCGGGTTCGTGTCGACGCTGACGACGATCGCGAAGGAGCGCGGCGCGGCCGGCTACGTCGGTGACGGCGCCACGGCCTGGGCGGCGGTGCACCGCTCCGATGCGGCGCGGCTGGTGCGGCTCGCGCTGGAGAAGGCACAGGCCGGGTCGCGCGTGCATGCGGCGGCCGAGGGCAGCCTGCTGTCGCGCGACATCGCCGCCGCGCTGGGTGGTCACCTGGGGCTGCCGACAGCGTCGGTGGCGGCGGAGGACGCGGAGGCGCACTTCGGCTGGATGGCCCGCTTCTTCGGCGCGGAGCTCACCGCGTCGAGCGTTCGCACCACGGAACTGCTCGGCTGGACGCCCACCAGCCCGACGCTGTTCGAGGACATCGCCGCCGGCGCCTACTGA
- a CDS encoding TetR family transcriptional regulator yields the protein MGRWEPDAQGRMIRAAMELFAERGFEQTTAGDIAERAGVTERTFFRHFADKREVLFDSSRTLERTAVEAILAAPAAHTPLDAALAGMLAVGGLLDDRHEHSVRRSAIIAANPGLQERELLKLAALADATAGALRTRGVAEPAATLAAQSAVTVFQVGFARWVSAEEPPGIGACITEAAAALRALK from the coding sequence ATGGGGCGCTGGGAGCCGGACGCGCAGGGGCGCATGATCCGCGCGGCGATGGAGCTTTTCGCCGAGCGCGGCTTCGAACAGACCACCGCCGGCGACATCGCCGAGCGCGCCGGCGTCACCGAGCGCACCTTCTTCCGGCACTTCGCCGACAAGCGCGAGGTCCTCTTCGACAGCTCGCGGACCCTGGAGCGGACGGCGGTCGAGGCGATCCTGGCGGCGCCGGCCGCTCACACACCGCTCGACGCGGCCCTCGCCGGCATGCTCGCCGTCGGCGGCCTGCTCGACGACCGCCACGAGCACTCCGTCCGCCGCTCAGCCATCATCGCGGCCAACCCCGGTCTGCAGGAGCGCGAGCTGCTGAAACTCGCCGCACTGGCCGATGCCACGGCCGGCGCGCTGCGCACCCGCGGCGTCGCCGAGCCGGCCGCCACCCTGGCCGCGCAGAGCGCCGTCACGGTCTTCCAGGTCGGGTTCGCGCGCTGGGTCTCGGCGGAGGAGCCGCCCGGCATAGGGGCCTGCATCACCGAGGCGGCGGCGGCGCTGCGCGCTCTGAAGTGA